One part of the Streptomyces ferrugineus genome encodes these proteins:
- a CDS encoding Lrp/AsnC family transcriptional regulator → MLNDLDERIVHALAEDARRSYADIGQLVGLSAPAVKRRVDRLRATGAITGFTVRVDPSALGWETEGFVEIYCRHNTSPETIRRGLERYQEVVAASTVTGEADAVVQVFASDMRHFERVLERIAGEPFVERTKSVLVLSPLLRRFSSGSPT, encoded by the coding sequence GTGCTGAACGATCTCGACGAACGCATCGTGCACGCCCTCGCCGAGGACGCCCGCCGCTCCTACGCGGACATCGGGCAACTGGTCGGCCTGTCCGCGCCCGCCGTGAAGCGGCGCGTGGACCGGCTGCGTGCGACCGGGGCCATCACCGGGTTCACCGTACGGGTGGATCCGTCGGCCCTCGGCTGGGAGACGGAGGGGTTCGTCGAGATCTACTGCCGGCACAACACCTCGCCGGAGACCATCCGGCGGGGGCTGGAGCGGTACCAGGAGGTCGTGGCCGCGTCTACCGTCACCGGGGAGGCGGATGCGGTCGTGCAGGTTTTCGCCTCTGACATGCGGCATTTCGAGCGGGTGCTCGAGCGGATCGCCGGGGAGCCGTTCGTGGAGCGGACCAAGTCGGTGCTGGTGCTTTCGCCTTTGTTGCGGCGGTTTTCTTCTGGGTCGCCTACGTAG
- a CDS encoding GntR family transcriptional regulator, with protein sequence MTARHEEIADELRRAIDREEYTVGSLLPAETDLAAHYGVSRGTVRQAVAALTAEGLIGSRQGARRVVLASRRSQSFAELRSFAQWARAMGREATGHVVTQEYRPATKEDAVRLQLSAGTPVLHVLRVRGLDGEPVLLERTVYADWISPAVEPIEPDCASVTQRLYEDTGLVFAYGEHVIDAVAAGARDAELLGIRRTSPLLRVRRVTTTREGRPVEWSDDRYRSDAVSFSVHNSIGNNALARKTAD encoded by the coding sequence ATGACGGCGCGACACGAGGAGATCGCCGACGAACTGCGCCGGGCGATCGACCGCGAGGAGTACACGGTCGGCAGCCTGCTGCCCGCCGAGACCGACCTCGCGGCCCACTACGGCGTCTCGCGCGGCACGGTCCGGCAGGCCGTCGCCGCCCTGACCGCCGAGGGCCTCATCGGCTCCCGCCAGGGCGCCCGCCGCGTGGTGCTGGCCAGCCGCCGCAGCCAGAGCTTCGCGGAGCTGCGCAGCTTCGCCCAGTGGGCGCGGGCGATGGGCCGGGAGGCGACGGGGCACGTGGTGACGCAGGAGTACCGCCCGGCGACGAAGGAGGACGCGGTCCGCCTCCAACTGAGCGCCGGAACCCCGGTGTTGCACGTCCTGCGGGTGCGCGGACTGGACGGCGAGCCGGTGCTGCTGGAGCGGACCGTGTACGCCGACTGGATCTCCCCGGCCGTCGAGCCGATCGAGCCCGACTGCGCCTCCGTGACTCAACGGCTCTACGAGGACACGGGGTTGGTCTTCGCCTACGGCGAGCATGTCATCGACGCCGTGGCGGCGGGGGCGCGGGACGCCGAGCTGCTGGGCATCCGCCGCACGAGCCCGTTGCTGAGGGTGCGGCGGGTGACGACGACGCGCGAGGGCCGGCCCGTGGAGTGGTCGGACGACCGCTACCGCTCGGACGCGGTGAGCTTCAGCGTGCACAACTCGATCGGCAACAACGCGCTGGCCCGCAAGACGGCCGACTGA
- a CDS encoding ABC transporter substrate-binding protein, protein MSVSLPRTAARGGALAVVAALALSACGAAPDNASTTADGKSAATATSAADFGGMDKLVEAAKKEGTLHAIALPRDWANYGALIDGFQKKYGIKIEVENPDGSSQDEINAVTSRKGQDRAPDVLDLGSSFAISAAQQGLLAPYKVRAFGDIPEEQKDAQGRWFNDYGGYISIGCDAKRVKECPKTFADLLKPRYKGQVALNGNPTKSGAAFAGVYAAALAGGGSFDDIQPGVDFFAKLKKNGNYTPVEATPATVEKGETPITLDWDYLNAGYAEEFKSKGVDWQVSVPSDGKFSQYYSQAINKDAPHPAAARLWQEYLYSPEGQNLWLKGFARPALMTAMEKAGTLDKTAAAKLPEVSGTPSFPTEAQQNKAKTVLGQGWAKAVSG, encoded by the coding sequence GTGTCCGTCTCCCTGCCGAGAACCGCCGCCCGCGGCGGTGCCCTCGCCGTCGTAGCCGCGCTCGCCCTGAGCGCCTGTGGCGCCGCCCCCGACAACGCCTCCACCACCGCCGACGGCAAGAGCGCCGCCACCGCCACCTCCGCAGCCGACTTCGGCGGCATGGACAAGCTGGTCGAGGCGGCGAAGAAGGAGGGCACGCTGCACGCCATCGCGCTGCCCCGCGACTGGGCCAACTACGGCGCCCTCATCGACGGGTTCCAGAAGAAGTACGGCATCAAGATCGAGGTCGAGAACCCCGACGGCTCCAGCCAGGACGAGATCAACGCGGTGACCTCGAGGAAGGGGCAGGACCGCGCCCCCGATGTCCTCGACCTCGGCAGCTCCTTCGCGATCAGTGCCGCCCAGCAGGGACTGCTCGCGCCGTACAAGGTGCGGGCCTTCGGCGACATCCCCGAGGAGCAGAAGGACGCGCAGGGACGCTGGTTCAACGACTACGGCGGCTACATCTCCATCGGCTGTGACGCCAAGCGGGTCAAGGAGTGCCCGAAGACCTTCGCCGACCTGCTGAAGCCGCGGTACAAGGGACAGGTCGCCCTCAACGGCAACCCCACCAAGTCCGGCGCGGCCTTCGCCGGCGTGTACGCGGCCGCCCTCGCCGGCGGCGGCTCCTTCGACGACATCCAGCCCGGCGTCGACTTCTTCGCCAAGCTGAAGAAGAACGGCAACTACACGCCCGTCGAGGCGACCCCGGCCACCGTCGAGAAGGGCGAGACGCCGATCACCCTCGACTGGGACTACCTGAACGCCGGGTACGCCGAGGAGTTCAAGTCCAAGGGCGTCGACTGGCAGGTGTCGGTGCCCAGCGACGGCAAGTTCTCGCAGTACTACTCCCAGGCCATCAACAAGGACGCCCCGCACCCCGCGGCCGCCCGCCTGTGGCAGGAGTACCTCTACAGCCCCGAGGGCCAGAACCTGTGGCTCAAGGGATTCGCCCGGCCGGCGCTGATGACCGCCATGGAGAAGGCCGGCACCCTCGACAAGACGGCCGCGGCCAAACTGCCCGAGGTCTCCGGGACGCCCTCCTTCCCGACCGAGGCCCAGCAGAACAAGGCCAAGACGGTCCTCGGGCAGGGCTGGGCGAAGGCCGTCTCCGGATGA
- a CDS encoding ABC transporter permease: MTATAVRVDTAPAAAVRRRRSLGWLAVVPLLVLTALAFGLPALAMLNGAFSVKDPATGATSYSAENLTASLQGAYLTALLGSVKLSAVSAALGALFGLPLAQAVVTSRFRALREAVLTASGVLANFGGVPLAFAFVATLGNAGVLTRHLGLTDKGWDLYSFWGLVLVYLYFLIPLMVLTITPALEGLRVQWREAAQNNGATTVQYWRHVALPVLLPTLLGGFVLLFGSAFAAYATAAAMVGSSVPLVTLQIADALSGNVLVGQENVALALSLDMVLVAGLVMAVYLPLQRRSARWLA; encoded by the coding sequence ATGACGGCCACCGCCGTACGGGTCGACACGGCGCCCGCCGCCGCGGTGCGGCGGCGCCGGTCGCTCGGCTGGCTCGCCGTCGTCCCGCTGCTCGTCCTCACCGCGCTCGCCTTCGGGCTGCCCGCCCTGGCCATGCTGAACGGCGCCTTCAGCGTCAAGGACCCGGCCACGGGGGCGACTTCGTACAGCGCGGAGAACCTGACGGCCTCGCTGCAGGGCGCCTACCTCACGGCCCTGCTCGGCAGCGTCAAGCTGTCCGCCGTCTCCGCCGCGCTCGGGGCGCTGTTCGGTCTGCCGCTCGCCCAGGCCGTGGTGACCTCCCGCTTCCGCGCGCTGCGCGAGGCCGTGCTCACCGCGTCCGGGGTGCTGGCCAACTTCGGCGGTGTCCCGCTGGCCTTCGCCTTCGTCGCCACGCTCGGCAACGCCGGTGTGCTGACCCGGCACCTGGGCCTGACGGACAAGGGCTGGGACCTCTACAGCTTCTGGGGACTGGTCCTGGTCTACCTGTACTTCCTGATCCCGCTGATGGTGCTGACCATCACCCCCGCCCTGGAGGGGCTGCGCGTCCAGTGGCGCGAGGCCGCGCAGAACAACGGCGCCACCACCGTGCAGTACTGGCGGCACGTGGCCCTGCCCGTCCTGCTGCCCACGCTGCTCGGCGGGTTCGTCCTGCTCTTCGGCAGCGCCTTCGCCGCGTACGCCACCGCCGCCGCCATGGTGGGCAGCTCCGTCCCGCTGGTCACCCTGCAGATCGCCGACGCCCTCTCCGGCAACGTCCTGGTCGGGCAGGAGAACGTGGCGCTCGCCCTCAGCCTCGACATGGTCCTGGTCGCCGGACTCGTCATGGCCGTGTACCTGCCCCTGCAACGACGGAGTGCGCGATGGCTCGCCTGA
- a CDS encoding ABC transporter permease: MARLNLWRWGVLGLAGLYFLVPLAASVVFTVDVPGRGLTFDAYTRIFSTEGFVSSLLLSLELAAATIALVLLLMVPAMVALRLGAPRLRPVVEIVCSLPLVVPPIAFVAGIGTVLKWGPEHLSRTPLFQTFVAIQNPHFPFVLVLAYVVMALPFVYRALDAGLRAVDVRTLVEAARSSGAGWPQALAQAVLPNLRGALLNASFLTLALVLGEFTVAQLLGFQPFAVWIVNVSGSQAQLSVAVSVLSLLVTWVLLLVIAGFGGRTRTTSRG; this comes from the coding sequence ATGGCTCGCCTGAACCTGTGGCGGTGGGGCGTGCTCGGCCTCGCCGGGCTGTACTTCCTGGTGCCGCTGGCCGCGTCGGTCGTCTTCACGGTCGACGTGCCCGGCCGGGGCCTCACCTTCGACGCCTACACCCGGATCTTCTCCACCGAGGGCTTCGTCTCCAGCCTGCTGCTCTCGCTGGAACTGGCCGCCGCCACCATCGCCCTGGTCCTGCTGCTGATGGTGCCCGCCATGGTCGCGCTGCGGCTCGGCGCGCCCCGGCTGCGGCCGGTCGTCGAGATCGTCTGCTCGCTGCCACTGGTGGTGCCGCCGATCGCGTTCGTCGCCGGGATCGGCACGGTCCTCAAGTGGGGGCCCGAGCACCTCTCGCGCACGCCGCTGTTCCAGACCTTCGTCGCGATCCAGAACCCTCACTTCCCGTTCGTGCTGGTCCTGGCCTACGTCGTGATGGCATTGCCGTTCGTGTACCGGGCCCTGGACGCCGGGCTGCGCGCCGTCGACGTCCGCACCCTCGTCGAGGCCGCCCGCAGCTCCGGCGCCGGCTGGCCGCAGGCGCTCGCCCAGGCGGTGCTGCCCAACCTCCGAGGCGCCCTGCTCAACGCCTCCTTCCTCACCCTCGCCCTGGTGCTCGGCGAGTTCACGGTCGCGCAGCTGCTGGGCTTCCAGCCGTTCGCGGTGTGGATCGTGAACGTCAGCGGCTCACAGGCCCAGCTGTCCGTGGCCGTGTCCGTGCTGAGCCTGCTCGTGACCTGGGTGCTGCTGCTCGTGATCGCCGGCTTCGGCGGCCGTACCCGTACTACCTCCCGGGGATGA
- a CDS encoding ABC transporter ATP-binding protein, producing the protein MTTIENAATVEFRGLRREFGPTVALDGLDLTVRPGELIALLGPSGCGKTTALRMLAGFEHPDSGEVLVDGEDVTRVPAHRRDAGMVFQSYSLFPHLDALDNVAFGLRMRKIRTAERRARAAELLEMVGLADKGGRFPHQLSGGQQQRIALARALALRPRVLLLDEPLSALDAKVRLTLREEIRRLQRELGITTLFVTHDQEEALSMADRVAVMRSGRLEQCAAPAELYGRPATAFVAEFVGTMSRIPGKLVEDGVEVLGRRLPVDGDVPSASEADVLVRPEAVEVRADDASDARVVATAFLGATTRLTVRLPDGTEVKADLPAHEGAALGAGAAVSVSLPERPVLVAERSR; encoded by the coding sequence ATGACCACGATCGAGAACGCCGCGACCGTCGAATTCCGTGGACTCAGAAGGGAGTTCGGGCCGACCGTCGCTCTCGACGGCCTCGACCTGACCGTCCGGCCGGGTGAGCTGATCGCCCTGCTCGGCCCGTCCGGCTGCGGCAAGACCACCGCCCTGCGGATGCTCGCCGGCTTCGAACACCCCGACTCGGGCGAGGTGTTGGTGGACGGCGAGGACGTCACCCGGGTCCCGGCCCACCGCCGGGACGCCGGCATGGTCTTCCAGTCCTACAGCCTCTTCCCGCACCTCGACGCACTCGACAACGTCGCCTTCGGACTGCGGATGCGGAAGATCCGCACGGCCGAACGGCGGGCGCGTGCCGCCGAGTTGCTGGAGATGGTCGGCCTCGCCGACAAGGGCGGGCGGTTCCCGCACCAGCTCTCCGGCGGCCAGCAGCAGCGCATCGCCCTGGCCCGGGCCCTCGCCCTGCGCCCGCGCGTGCTGCTCCTCGACGAGCCGCTGTCGGCGCTCGACGCCAAGGTGCGGCTGACGCTCCGCGAGGAGATCCGGCGGCTCCAGCGGGAGCTCGGCATCACCACCCTCTTCGTCACCCACGACCAGGAGGAGGCCCTGTCCATGGCCGACCGGGTCGCCGTCATGCGCTCCGGACGGCTCGAGCAGTGCGCTGCCCCGGCCGAGCTGTACGGCCGCCCGGCCACCGCCTTCGTCGCCGAGTTCGTCGGCACGATGAGCCGGATCCCGGGCAAGCTCGTCGAGGACGGCGTGGAGGTGCTGGGACGGCGGCTGCCCGTCGACGGCGACGTGCCCTCGGCCTCCGAGGCCGATGTGCTGGTGCGGCCGGAGGCCGTGGAGGTCCGCGCCGACGACGCCTCCGACGCGCGCGTCGTCGCCACGGCGTTCCTCGGCGCCACCACCCGGCTGACCGTACGGCTCCCCGACGGCACCGAGGTCAAGGCCGACCTGCCCGCCCACGAGGGCGCCGCGCTGGGCGCCGGGGCCGCGGTGAGCGTGTCGCTGCCGGAGCGGCCGGTACTGGTGGCCGAACGTAGCCGCTGA
- a CDS encoding HAD-IA family hydrolase, which translates to MTRLPLQAVLFDMDGTLVDTERLWWEAVERVAGRTLTEADEPDVLGRPVEHTAHWLAAATGAPAAALADTLHREFADAVRAGIVPRPGALDLLDALARDGIPTALVTASPRAVADTVLEALGASRFAVSVTADDTDRTKPAPDPYLAACHILGVDPAGCVAVEDTATGVASAEAAGCTVLAVPSLAPIEAAPGRTVVAGLEGVTPSALRSLPPHRLRVMTWNLWYGGTKIHDHRAKQLKVIAETGVDVVGLQETYGTAAQELADALGWYHHRAGENLGVISRYPITARFGDPDVGFYGAAGVRVRVHEGAEADVWTVHLDCQEYGPYVTDGDPTAHEDVRLAQMRDVLGRVDDTVPVVLVGDFNSPSHLDRPDVEWPVTKAAEDAGLRDSYREAHPDPTARPGHTWSPVHPVHEDGSGRPEPQDRIDFVLHRGLRVLGSETYVSGHPRPWPDVEHNEWPSDHAAVITTFSLRE; encoded by the coding sequence GTGACTCGACTCCCGCTCCAAGCCGTCCTGTTCGACATGGACGGCACGCTCGTCGACACCGAGCGACTGTGGTGGGAGGCGGTGGAGCGGGTCGCCGGCCGGACCCTGACCGAGGCGGACGAGCCGGACGTGCTCGGCCGGCCCGTCGAGCACACCGCCCACTGGCTGGCCGCGGCCACCGGCGCACCGGCCGCCGCCCTGGCCGACACCCTCCACCGCGAGTTCGCCGACGCCGTCCGCGCCGGCATCGTCCCGCGCCCCGGCGCCCTCGACCTGCTCGACGCCCTGGCCCGCGACGGCATCCCCACGGCCCTGGTCACGGCGTCGCCCCGAGCCGTCGCCGACACCGTCCTCGAAGCCCTCGGCGCGAGCCGCTTCGCGGTCTCCGTCACCGCCGACGACACCGACCGCACCAAGCCCGCCCCCGACCCGTATCTGGCCGCCTGCCACATCCTGGGCGTCGACCCGGCCGGGTGCGTCGCCGTCGAGGACACCGCGACCGGTGTCGCCTCCGCCGAGGCCGCCGGGTGCACGGTGCTCGCGGTGCCCTCGCTCGCGCCCATCGAGGCGGCGCCCGGACGGACCGTCGTGGCGGGCCTGGAGGGCGTGACCCCCTCGGCGCTGCGCTCCCTGCCGCCGCACCGCCTCCGCGTCATGACCTGGAACCTCTGGTACGGCGGCACGAAGATCCACGACCACCGGGCCAAGCAGCTCAAGGTCATCGCCGAGACCGGCGTGGACGTGGTCGGACTCCAGGAGACGTACGGCACGGCGGCGCAGGAGCTCGCCGACGCCCTCGGCTGGTATCACCACCGAGCGGGGGAGAACCTCGGCGTCATCAGCCGGTACCCGATCACGGCCCGCTTCGGGGACCCGGACGTCGGGTTCTACGGGGCGGCCGGTGTGCGGGTCCGCGTGCACGAGGGGGCCGAGGCGGACGTATGGACGGTCCATCTGGACTGCCAGGAGTACGGGCCCTATGTGACCGACGGTGATCCGACCGCCCACGAGGACGTGCGCCTCGCCCAGATGCGGGACGTGCTCGGCCGCGTCGACGACACCGTGCCCGTCGTCCTCGTCGGCGACTTCAACAGCCCCTCCCACCTCGACCGGCCGGACGTCGAGTGGCCGGTGACGAAGGCCGCCGAGGACGCGGGGCTGCGCGACTCCTACCGCGAGGCCCACCCTGATCCGACCGCCCGTCCCGGCCACACCTGGTCGCCGGTCCACCCCGTGCACGAGGACGGCAGCGGGCGCCCGGAGCCGCAGGACCGGATCGACTTCGTCCTGCACCGGGGCCTGCGGGTGCTCGGCTCCGAGACGTACGTCAGCGGTCACCCGCGCCCGTGGCCCGACGTCGAGCACAACGAGTGGCCGTCCGACCACGCGGCCGTGATCACCACATTCTCCCTGCGCGAATGA
- a CDS encoding MFS transporter — protein MTLSPARVPATGVRRLTTTLYGYSFLDDFVLLYPVYALLFADTGLSLWQISSLFALWSVTAVVLEVPSGAWADTVSRRRLLWIGPLLTAVGFALWVVVPSYWAFAAGFVLWGAGGALGSGALEALVYDELDRLGAAGRYARIMGRARAARLLGTVASIGLAGPVFAQGGYRAVGAASFVACVLTAAIATRFPEHRMRAETSDDGWATTLRTGLAEVRRDRTVRGALLLIPAVAAVWGALDEYTPLLVRDIGVAEATVPYLIMLIWAGVTAGSLLTGPAERLGTTGLAALLAGAALALAVGAAARSLAGIALVSLAFAGFQLAEVLADVRLQHRIDESRRATLTSVASLGTELATVATFGGYALLGTDAAHSTVFAVLAVPYLVTALALVRARAATARP, from the coding sequence ATGACACTCTCACCTGCACGCGTGCCCGCCACCGGTGTCCGGCGGCTGACGACCACGCTGTACGGCTACTCGTTCCTCGACGACTTCGTCCTGCTCTACCCGGTGTACGCGCTGCTGTTCGCCGACACCGGCCTGTCGCTGTGGCAGATCTCCTCCCTGTTCGCCCTGTGGTCGGTCACCGCGGTGGTCCTTGAGGTGCCCTCGGGCGCCTGGGCCGACACCGTGTCGCGTCGCCGGCTGCTGTGGATCGGCCCGCTGCTCACCGCCGTCGGCTTCGCGCTGTGGGTGGTCGTCCCGTCGTACTGGGCCTTCGCGGCCGGCTTCGTCCTGTGGGGCGCCGGCGGCGCGCTCGGCTCCGGTGCGCTGGAGGCGCTGGTGTACGACGAGCTGGACCGGCTCGGCGCCGCCGGGCGGTACGCGCGGATCATGGGCCGGGCCCGGGCCGCCCGGCTGCTGGGCACCGTGGCCTCCATCGGCCTGGCGGGGCCCGTGTTCGCCCAGGGCGGCTACCGGGCCGTCGGTGCCGCGAGCTTCGTGGCCTGTGTGCTGACCGCCGCCATCGCGACGCGGTTCCCCGAGCACCGGATGCGGGCGGAGACCTCCGACGACGGCTGGGCGACGACCCTGCGGACCGGACTCGCCGAGGTCCGCAGGGACCGTACGGTGCGTGGCGCTCTGCTGCTGATCCCCGCCGTGGCCGCGGTGTGGGGCGCGCTCGACGAGTACACCCCGCTGCTGGTCCGGGACATCGGGGTGGCCGAGGCGACGGTGCCCTACCTGATCATGCTGATCTGGGCCGGCGTCACCGCCGGCAGCCTTCTGACCGGACCGGCCGAGCGCCTCGGCACGACCGGGCTCGCGGCGCTGCTCGCGGGCGCCGCACTCGCCCTGGCCGTCGGTGCCGCGGCCCGCTCACTGGCCGGCATCGCCCTGGTGAGCCTCGCCTTCGCCGGGTTCCAGCTGGCCGAGGTGCTCGCCGACGTCCGCCTCCAGCACCGTATCGACGAGTCCCGCCGGGCCACCCTCACCTCCGTGGCGAGCCTGGGCACGGAGCTCGCCACGGTGGCCACATTCGGCGGGTACGCGCTGCTCGGCACGGACGCGGCACACAGCACGGTCTTCGCGGTGCTCGCGGTGCCCTATCTGGTGACGGCCCTGGCGCTGGTCAGAGCTCGGGCTGCCACGGCACGACCGTGA
- a CDS encoding Repetin, producing MNRRTKTVVLCCALLLLTAGTVGPAATATDGPRQREAAAVTGTAKLYRSAGDDITFLFDAHLAAKDGDDPTKATGTFEFSHYLNDWGAWARAEVDCVVTGGKVAVVSGVITDSDLPGAKGKRVGVTVHDLGRHDRLGYSWAATGRPGAGGEPPRCVSSAPFEKVAKGTGDFTVVPWQPEL from the coding sequence ATGAACCGCCGTACGAAGACCGTCGTGCTGTGCTGTGCGCTGCTGCTGCTCACCGCCGGAACGGTCGGCCCCGCCGCCACCGCGACGGACGGGCCGCGGCAGCGCGAGGCCGCCGCGGTCACCGGCACGGCCAAGCTGTACCGCTCGGCCGGGGACGACATCACGTTCTTGTTCGACGCGCATCTGGCGGCGAAGGACGGCGACGACCCGACGAAGGCCACCGGCACCTTCGAGTTCAGCCACTATCTGAACGACTGGGGCGCCTGGGCGAGGGCCGAGGTCGACTGCGTGGTCACCGGCGGGAAGGTCGCCGTGGTCTCCGGCGTCATCACCGACTCCGACCTGCCGGGCGCCAAGGGCAAGCGGGTCGGGGTCACCGTCCACGACCTCGGCCGCCACGACCGTCTCGGCTACAGCTGGGCCGCCACGGGCCGCCCCGGCGCGGGCGGCGAGCCGCCCAGGTGCGTGAGCTCCGCCCCCTTCGAGAAGGTCGCGAAGGGGACGGGCGACTTCACGGTCGTGCCGTGGCAGCCCGAGCTCTGA
- a CDS encoding carbon-nitrogen hydrolase family protein → MRTALLQSSGRPGSTVENLKVLDEAAGRAAAAGAGLLVTPEMFLTGYAIGDDIARLAEPADGDCADAIAETATRHGLAIAYGYPERAGESVFNSAQLISADGTRLANYRKTHLFGCFERDHFTPGDQQIVQAELGGLRVGILICYDVEFPENVRAHALAGTDLLLVPTAQMHPFQFVAESMIPVRAFENQLYVAYVNRVGREGEFEFVGLSTLAGPDGVARTRAGRDEELVLADIDPVLLAASREANPYLKDRRPGLYGSLV, encoded by the coding sequence ATGCGCACCGCCCTGCTCCAGAGCTCCGGCCGCCCCGGCTCGACCGTCGAGAACCTCAAGGTCCTCGACGAGGCCGCCGGCCGTGCCGCCGCCGCGGGCGCTGGGCTGCTGGTGACGCCGGAGATGTTCCTGACCGGGTACGCGATCGGCGACGACATCGCCCGCCTCGCCGAGCCCGCCGACGGCGACTGCGCGGACGCGATCGCCGAGACCGCGACGCGGCACGGCCTGGCGATCGCCTACGGCTACCCCGAGCGGGCCGGCGAGAGCGTCTTCAACTCCGCCCAGCTGATCTCCGCCGACGGCACCCGGCTCGCCAACTACCGCAAGACCCACCTCTTCGGCTGCTTCGAGCGCGACCACTTCACGCCGGGCGACCAGCAGATCGTCCAGGCCGAGCTCGGCGGCCTCCGGGTCGGCATCCTCATCTGCTACGACGTCGAGTTCCCGGAGAACGTCCGCGCCCACGCCCTCGCCGGCACCGACCTGCTGCTCGTCCCGACGGCGCAGATGCACCCGTTCCAGTTCGTCGCCGAGTCGATGATCCCGGTACGGGCCTTCGAGAACCAGCTGTACGTGGCGTACGTCAACCGGGTCGGCCGGGAAGGGGAGTTCGAGTTCGTCGGGCTCTCCACGCTCGCCGGGCCCGACGGAGTCGCCCGCACCCGCGCGGGCCGCGACGAGGAACTCGTCCTCGCCGACATCGACCCCGTCCTCCTCGCCGCCTCCCGCGAGGCGAACCCGTATCTGAAGGACCGCCGCCCCGGTCTCTACGGGTCCCTCGTCTGA